A region of Arabidopsis thaliana chromosome 5, partial sequence DNA encodes the following proteins:
- the TRB2 gene encoding Homeodomain-like/winged-helix DNA-binding family protein (TRB2; FUNCTIONS IN: single-stranded telomeric DNA binding, DNA binding, protein homodimerization activity, sequence-specific DNA binding transcription factor activity, double-stranded telomeric DNA binding; INVOLVED IN: in 8 processes; LOCATED IN: nucleus, nucleosome; EXPRESSED IN: 23 plant structures; EXPRESSED DURING: 14 growth stages; CONTAINS InterPro DOMAIN/s: Winged helix-turn-helix transcription repressor DNA-binding (InterPro:IPR011991), SANT, DNA-binding (InterPro:IPR001005), Myb, DNA-binding (InterPro:IPR014778), Homeodomain-like (InterPro:IPR009057), Histone H1/H5 (InterPro:IPR005818), Homeodomain-related (InterPro:IPR012287), HTH transcriptional regulator, Myb-type, DNA-binding (InterPro:IPR017930); BEST Arabidopsis thaliana protein match is: telomere repeat binding factor 3 (TAIR:AT3G49850.1); Has 792 Blast hits to 790 proteins in 134 species: Archae - 0; Bacteria - 2; Metazoa - 127; Fungi - 75; Plants - 516; Viruses - 0; Other Eukaryotes - 72 (source: NCBI BLink).), whose amino-acid sequence MGAPKQKWTPEEEAALKAGVLKHGTGKWRTILSDTEFSLILKSRSNVDLKDKWRNISVTALWGSRKKAKLALKRTPPGTKQDDNNTALTIVALTNDDERAKPTSPGGSGGGSPRTCASKRSITSLDKIIFEAITNLRELRGSDRTSIFLYIEENFKTPPNMKRHVAVRLKHLSSNGTLVKIKHKYRFSSNFIPAGARQKAPQLFLEGNNKKDPTKPEENGANSLTKFRVDGELYMIKGMTAQEAAEAAARAVAEAEFAITEAEQAAKEAERAEAEAEAAQIFAKAAMKALKFRIRNHPW is encoded by the exons ATGGGTGCACCAAAGCAGAAGTGGACaccggaagaagaagcagctcTTAAAGCTGGAGTTCTTAAGCATGGGACTGGGAAGTGGCGTACCATACTCTCGGATACTGAGTTTAGTTTAATCCTTAAGTCTCGCTCTAATGTTGATCTTAAG GACAAATGGAGAAATATAAGCGTGACAGCTTTATGGGGTTCAAGGAAGAAGGCTAAACTTGCGCTTAAGAGGACTCCACCAGGTACTAAACAGGATGATAACAACACAGCTCTTACCATTGTGGCTTTGACTAATGATGATGAACGTGCAAAACCAACTTCCCCCGGAGGTTCTGGTGGTGGATCACCACGCACTTGTGCTTCTAAGAGATCAATTACAAG TTTGGATAAGATCATCTTTGAGGCAATTACCAACTTGAGGGAACTACGCGGTTCTGACAGAACATCAATCTTTCTGTATATAGAG GAGAATTTCAAGACTCCACCGAATATGAAAAGGCATGTCGCAGTACGATTAAAGCATTTATCATCGAATGGAACATTAGTTAAG ATAAAGCACAAGTACAggttttcttctaattttattCCCGCAGGTGCAAGACAGAAGGCTCCTCAACTCTTTCTGGAAGGAAACAACAAGAAAGACCCAACAAAACCCGAGGAGAACGGTGCCAACAGTCTCACTAAATTCCGAGTAGACGGTgaattatatatgataaaagGCATGACAGCTCAAGAAGCTGCAGAGGCTGCAGCAAGAGCAGTTGCAGAGGCAGAATTTGCTATCACAGAGGCTGAACAAGCAGCAAAAGAGGCAGAAAgagcagaagcagaagctgAAGCTGCTCAGATATTTGCAAAGGCagccatgaaagctttgaagTTCAGGATCCGTAATCATCCTTGGTGA
- the WIH1 gene encoding cysteine-rich TM module stress tolerance protein (unknown protein; LOCATED IN: plasma membrane; EXPRESSED IN: 22 plant structures; EXPRESSED DURING: 13 growth stages; BEST Arabidopsis thaliana protein match is: unknown protein (TAIR:AT3G49845.1); Has 30201 Blast hits to 17322 proteins in 780 species: Archae - 12; Bacteria - 1396; Metazoa - 17338; Fungi - 3422; Plants - 5037; Viruses - 0; Other Eukaryotes - 2996 (source: NCBI BLink).), translated as MYHQEQHPVGAPPPQGYPPKDGYPPAGYPPAGYPPPGYAQGYPAQGYPPPQYSQAPQQKQNAGMLEGCLAALCCCCLLDACF; from the exons atgtatCATCAAGAACAACATCCTGTCGGTGCTCCTCCTCCCCAAG GGTATCCACCTAAGGACGGTTATCCTCCGGCCGGTTATCCTCCAGCCGGTTATCCACCGCCAGGATATGCTCAGGGATACCCTGCACAAGGTTATCCTCCGCCGCAGTACTCTCAAGCTCCGCAGCAGAAGCAAAACGCCGGTATGCTTGAAGGATG TTTGGCTGCGCTCTGTTGTTGCTGTCTCTTGGATGCATGTTTCTGA
- the DG1 gene encoding Tetratricopeptide repeat (TPR)-like superfamily protein (DELAYED GREENING 1 (DG1); FUNCTIONS IN: molecular_function unknown; INVOLVED IN: chloroplast organization, embryo development ending in seed dormancy; LOCATED IN: chloroplast; EXPRESSED IN: 10 plant structures; EXPRESSED DURING: 7 growth stages; CONTAINS InterPro DOMAIN/s: Pentatricopeptide repeat (InterPro:IPR002885); BEST Arabidopsis thaliana protein match is: pentatricopeptide (PPR) repeat-containing protein (TAIR:AT1G30610.2); Has 18472 Blast hits to 7295 proteins in 194 species: Archae - 0; Bacteria - 17; Metazoa - 30; Fungi - 92; Plants - 17734; Viruses - 0; Other Eukaryotes - 599 (source: NCBI BLink).), with protein sequence MDASVVRFSQSPARVPPEFEPDMEKIKRRLLKYGVDPTPKILNNLRKKEIQKHNRRTKRETESEAEVYTEAQKQSMEEEARFQTLRREYKQFTRSISGKRGGDVGLMVGNPWEGIERVKLKELVSGVRREEVSAGELKKENLKELKKILEKDLRWVLDDDVDVEEFDLDKEFDPAKRWRNEGEAVRVLVDRLSGREINEKHWKFVRMMNQSGLQFTEDQMLKIVDRLGRKQSWKQASAVVHWVYSDKKRKHLRSRFVYTKLLSVLGFARRPQEALQIFNQMLGDRQLYPDMAAYHCIAVTLGQAGLLKELLKVIERMRQKPTKLTKNLRQKNWDPVLEPDLVVYNAILNACVPTLQWKAVSWVFVELRKNGLRPNGATYGLAMEVMLESGKFDRVHDFFRKMKSSGEAPKAITYKVLVRALWREGKIEEAVEAVRDMEQKGVIGTGSVYYELACCLCNNGRWCDAMLEVGRMKRLENCRPLEITFTGLIAASLNGGHVDDCMAIFQYMKDKCDPNIGTANMMLKVYGRNDMFSEAKELFEEIVSRKETHLVPNEYTYSFMLEASARSLQWEYFEHVYQTMVLSGYQMDQTKHASMLIEASRAGKWSLLEHAFDAVLEDGEIPHPLFFTELLCHATAKGDFQRAITLINTVALASFQISEEEWTDLFEEHQDWLTQDNLHKLSDHLIECDYVSEPTVSNLSKSLKSRCGSSSSSAQPLLAVDVTTQSQGEKPEEDLLLQDTTMEDDNSANGEAWEFTETELETLGLEELEIDDDEESSDSDSLSVYDILKEWEESSKKE encoded by the exons ATGGATGCTTCGGTGGTGAGATTTTCCCAATCGCCGGCAAGAGTGCCACCGGAATTTGAACCAGATATGGAGAAGATTAAACGGAGGCTGCTCAAGTACGGTGTTGATCCAACCCCCAAAATCCTGAACAATCtccgaaagaaagaaattcaaaaacacaacCGTAGAACCAAGCGCGAAACCGAGTCCGAGGCGGAGGTGTATACGGAGGCGCAGAAACAatcaatggaggaagaagctCGTTTTCAAACCCTTAGACGGGAATACAAGCAATTCACGAGGTCAATTTCTGGAAAAAGGGGCGGCGATGTTGGTTTGATGGTTGGGAATCCATGGGAAGGAATCGAGAGAGTGAAGCTGAAGGAGCTCGTTAGTGGCGTTCGGAGAGAAGAGGTTAGTGCTGGtgaattgaagaaagagaatctaaaagagttgaagaagatacTTGAGAAGGATCTTCGTTGGGTTCTAGACGACGACGTTGATGTGGAAGAATTTGATTTGGACAAAGAATTTGATCCTGCGAAACGGTGGCGTAACGAAGGAGAAGCAGTCAGAGTTCTCGTTGACAG ATTGAGTGGTAGAGAAATCAATGAGAAGCATTGGAAGTTTGTGAGAATGATGAATCAATCAGGGCTTCAGTTCACTGAAGATCAGATGCTTAAGATCGTTGATCGATTGGGACGTAAACAGAGCTGGAAACAAGCTTCAGCTGTTGTTCATTGGGTGTATTCTGATAAAAAGCGTAAACATCTTAGGAGCAG ATTTGTTTACACCAAGCTTTTGTCCGTTCTTGGGTTTGCGAGGAGGCCACAGGAAGCTCTTCAGATATTCAATCAGATGCTT GGTGATCGCCAGTTATATCCTGATATGGCGGCGTACCACTGTATTGCTGTAACACTTGGGCAAGCGGGTTTATTGAAGGAGTTGCTTAAAGTAATCGAGCGTATGAGGCAGAAACCGACTAAACTAACTAAGAATTTGCGGCAAAAGAACTGGGATCCTGTGCTTGAACCTGACTTGGTTGTATACAACGCT ATTCTTAACGCTTGTGTTCCAACACTCCAATGGAAGGCTGTTTCATGGGTATTTGTagagttaagaaaaaatggtttgAGGCCTAATGGAGCTACATATGGGCTTGCGATGGAG GTTATGCTGGAGTCAGGGAAGTTTGATCGTGTTCACGATTTTTTTAGGAAGATGAAAAGCAGTGGCGAAGCTCCAAAAGCAATCACATACAAGG TTCTTGTCCGAGCTCTCTGGAGAGAAGGCAAGATCGAAGAAGCTGTTGAAGCAGTCAGAGATATGGAACAAAAGGGAGTTATAGGAACGGGTTCAGTTTACTATGAATTGGCATGCTGTCTGTGCAACAACGGGCGTTGGTGCGATGCAATGCTCGAA GTGGGGAGGATGAAAAGACTTGAAAATTGCAGGCCGCTCGAGATTACCTTCACAGGACTCATAGCCGCTTCATTGAACGGTGGTCATGTTGATGATTGCATGGCTATATTCCAATATATGAAAGATAAATGTGATCCGAATATAGGAACTGCGAACATGATGCTTAAAGTTTACGGAAGGAATGATATGTTTTCAGAAGCTAAAGAATTGTTTGAAGAGATTGTCAGCAGAAAAGAGACTCATTTAGTTCCAAACGAGTATACATACAGCTTCATGCTTGAAGCTTCAGCTAGATCACTGCAATGGGAATACTTTGAACATGTGTATCAAACGATGGTTCTTTCTGGTTACCAAATggatcaaacaaaacatgcATCAATGCTGATAGAAGCATCAAGAGCCGGGAAG TGGAGTCTTCTAGAGCATGCCTTCGATGCAGTActtgaagatggagaaatcCCTCACCCATTGTTCTTCACTGAACTGTTGTGTCATGCCACAGCTAAAGGCGATTTCCAAAGAGCTATCACACTGATTAACACTGTGGCTCTCGCATCTTTCCAGATTAGTGAAGAAGAATGGACTGATCTTTTTGAGGAGCATCAAGACTGGCTTACTCAAGATAATCTTCATAAGCTCTCGGATCATCTCATTGAGTGTGATTATGTAAGTGAACCAACGGTCTCAAACCTCTCAAAGTCATTGAAATCTCGATGtgggtcttcttcttcttcagcacaACCATTGTTAGCCGTAGATGTAACAACTCAAAGTCAGGGCGAAAAACCGGAGGAAGATTTGCTTCTGCAAGATACAACAATGGAAGATGATAATAGTGCTAATGGTGAAGCTTGGGAATTTACAGAGACTGAACTCGAAACGTTGGGTCTAGAAGAACTcgagattgatgatgatgaagaatctAGCGACTCTGATTCACTTTCAGTTTATGACATTCTGAAAGAATGGGAAGAGAGTAGtaagaaagaatga
- the ARLA1D gene encoding ADP-ribosylation factor-like A1D (ADP-ribosylation factor-like A1D (ARLA1D); FUNCTIONS IN: GTP binding; LOCATED IN: plasma membrane, vacuole; EXPRESSED IN: 24 plant structures; EXPRESSED DURING: 15 growth stages; CONTAINS InterPro DOMAIN/s: Small GTP-binding protein (InterPro:IPR005225), ARF/SAR superfamily (InterPro:IPR006689); BEST Arabidopsis thaliana protein match is: ADP-ribosylation factor-like A1C (TAIR:AT3G49870.1); Has 30201 Blast hits to 17322 proteins in 780 species: Archae - 12; Bacteria - 1396; Metazoa - 17338; Fungi - 3422; Plants - 5037; Viruses - 0; Other Eukaryotes - 2996 (source: NCBI BLink).) yields MGLWDALLNWLRSLFFKQEMELSLIGLQNAGKTSLVNVVATGGYSEDMIPTVGFNMRKVTKGSVTIKLWDLGGQPRFRSMWERYCRSVSAIVYVVDAADPDNLSVSKSELHDLLSKTSLNGIPLLVLGNKIDKPGALSKEALTDEMGLKSLTDREVCCFMISCKNSTNIDQVIDWLVKHSKSSN; encoded by the exons ATGGGTTTGTGGGATGCTCTTCTCAATTGGCTTCGCAG CCTCTTCTTCAAGCAAGAAATGGAGCTTTCATTGATAGGACTTCAAAATGCAGGAAAGACATCACTTGTTAACGTTGTTGCA ACCGGTGGATACAGTGAAGACATGATCCCTACG GTTGGTTTCAACATGAGGAAAGTGACAAAAGGAAGTGTCACGATCAAGCTTTGGGATCTCGGTGGTCAACCTAGGTTCCGCAGCATGTGGGAACGTTACTGCCGTTCTGTTTCCGCGATTGT GTATGTAGTTGATGCTGCTGATCCTGATAACCTCAGTGTCTCGAAGAGTGAACTCCATGATTTGTTGAGCAAGACGTCGCTTAATGGTATCCCTCTCCTAGTCCTTGGGAACAAAATCGACAAGCCTGGAGCTTTGTCCAAAGAAGCCCTAACCGATGAAAT GGGTCTCAAGTCACTGACAGATAGAGAAGTCTGTTGCTTCATGATATCTTGCAAGAACTCTACCAACATCGATCAAGTCATTGATTGGCTTGTAAAGCACTCCAAATCATCGAATTAA
- the FRO1 gene encoding NADH-ubiquinone oxidoreductase-like protein (FROSTBITE1 (FRO1); CONTAINS InterPro DOMAIN/s: ETC complex I subunit conserved region (InterPro:IPR006885); Has 1807 Blast hits to 1807 proteins in 277 species: Archae - 0; Bacteria - 0; Metazoa - 736; Fungi - 347; Plants - 385; Viruses - 0; Other Eukaryotes - 339 (source: NCBI BLink).), which translates to MALCATTQRTIRIAATLRRVARPFATDAVVESDYKRGEIGKVSGIPEEHLSRKVIIYSPARTATQSGSGKLGKWKINFVSTLKWENPLMGWTSTGDPYANVGDSALAFDSEEAAKSFAERHGWDYKVKKPNTPLLKVKSYSDNFKWKGNPQPEN; encoded by the exons ATGGCGCTTTGTGCTACTACTCAAAGGACTATCCGTATAGCGGCGACGCTCCGGCGTGTTGCTCGACCTTTCGCTACTGACGCGGTGGTTGAGTCGGATTACAAGCGTGGTGAGATCGGTAAGGTCTCCGGAATCCCAGAGGAGCATCTTTCTCGCAAG GTGATAATATACTCACCTGCTAGAACAGCTACCCAGTCAGGATCTGGAAAACTCGGAAAATGGAAGATTAACTTCGTCTCCACCTTAAA GTGGGAGAATCCGTTGATGGGATGGACTTCTACAGGTGACCCCTATGCTAATGTTGGTGACTCTGCTCTTGCTTTTGATTCTGAAGAAGCTGCTAAGTCTTTTGCTGAGCGTCATGGTTGGGATTATAAG GTCAAGAAGCCCAACACACCATTATTGAAG GTCAAGTCTTACTCGGACAACTTCAAGTGGAAAGGCAATCCTCAACCAGAAAACTGA